Proteins co-encoded in one Meiothermus sp. genomic window:
- a CDS encoding LON peptidase substrate-binding domain-containing protein: MKRLPLFPLPETVVFPGLLIPLYIFEERYKQMVRDLLAQSEDQRRFVITLATAQGFREVGGYVDLLAASENPDGTFNIVCRGGERCRVEGVGVFEKNLYQTTLDIPWPLERSARSEEIVAAWDAMEVFRSYMAGVADPSALEEAIANLPDDPLYQASFLCVNLRVSALDRQALLEAPSLIARLELAQTLMRQGSMAGSGAEA, from the coding sequence GTGAAGCGCCTCCCCCTCTTCCCCCTGCCCGAGACCGTGGTTTTTCCAGGGCTGCTGATTCCGCTGTACATCTTCGAGGAACGCTACAAGCAGATGGTGCGGGACTTGCTGGCCCAGAGCGAAGACCAGCGGCGGTTTGTGATTACCCTGGCCACCGCGCAGGGCTTCCGGGAGGTGGGGGGGTATGTGGACTTACTGGCGGCCTCGGAAAACCCGGACGGCACCTTCAACATTGTCTGCCGGGGTGGGGAGCGCTGCCGGGTGGAGGGGGTGGGGGTTTTTGAAAAGAACCTGTACCAGACCACCCTGGACATCCCCTGGCCCCTCGAGCGCAGCGCCCGCAGCGAGGAAATCGTGGCAGCCTGGGATGCCATGGAGGTTTTCCGCAGCTACATGGCCGGAGTCGCCGACCCCAGCGCCCTGGAAGAGGCCATCGCCAACCTGCCCGACGACCCCCTTTACCAGGCCTCTTTTCTGTGCGTGAACCTGCGGGTCTCGGCGCTGGATCGGCAGGCTTTGCTCGAGGCCCCCTCCCTTATTGCCCGGCTC